CTCGTCTCGACAGAAGAGTTCAAAGCCATCGTCCAGGAAGTCCTGAGAAGGAGAAGCGCCAGGAAGCGAAAACCCCTAGAGATCCCGACCATGTACGCGTAGAGGAGCAGCCCCCGGTGGCGCGGGCAGCCGCCGGAAAACCCTAGCCGCCGGCCCGCCGAGAGGTCGGGCACCTGGGAGGACAGGCGGCGAGAAGCTTCACTCAACCTGCCCGGCCACTAGAGCCACCGCTCTCGCTTTTCCGGCTACCGCTTCCAGGCCGAGGACGCGGCTCCCCAGCCAGAGGGCTTGAGGCTTCAAGCCGGCCGCCCTGAACACTTCGAGAACCTGCTCGAGGTCTCCGAAGAGCACCCTCACCTCCAGGGGCTCGGCGGGCGCGCCCTCCAGCTTGAAGAGCCTGCGCGGAGGCTCAACCAGGAGCAAGCCCTCCCCCGCTCTAACCCTCACGCGGACACCGCTCGAGCCCTTCAACCTCCTCAACTGCCTCTCAGCCTCCTCGAAAACCCCGTAGGCAGGCGCCCTGAGCCTCGGCTCGGGCAGGCTCCTGAGCGGAACCTCCTCCCGCTCCGCCGGAAGAGAAAGCTCCGCGAAAGCCCGCCCCGCGTGGAACCTGACCACCAGCCTCTCGGAAACCTCGAGGTCCAGCAGCGGGCTCGCAGCCATCAGAGGCTCCGCGAAGGAGGATAGGATGCTCGCCTCGACCGCGGCGCTCGCCCTCCCCTCGCACTCGCAGCCCACCTGCACGTCGACCGCAGCAGTCCTCGCGCCGTTGACACCCAGCACCCTGAGCCCATCCTCCACGCTGAGCCAAACCCTACCCCCAAGCAGCGAGGGGCTCAAAACCCAGGAGGGAGCACCCCTAGCCAGGCCAGCGTTCCCCGAGCTCAAGACCCCGCCCAGAAGGTGACGCAACCCGCTTAAAGCCGCTAGCGCACGAGCGGCTTCTCCTCACCGTAGATGATGATCCCCGCTGCCGCCGCCAGGAAGGATAAAGCGTAGAGAGCCGTCACCGCGGGCACGCCCCCGACCAGGTAGCCTAGAGGGACAGCGGCCGCGAAGACCGCAGCACCCGCAGCCGCGAGCCCTAAACCCCGGGAAAGCCTCCCCCTGTAGACCGGCAGGAAAGCGAGGAGGGAGAGAGCGGCGAGGACCGCTGAAGCCAGCGTCTCCGCAACCCTCGCCTGAGGCGCGCCAGCCCACACGAGGAGAAAGCACAGCGGGGCAGAAAAAGCGGCGGGAACCGCCACCGCGACTGCAGCCTCCCAGGCTTTAAGCCCCACGAGGAGCCGAGCCGCGCGCCCCAGCTCGTAGAGAGCGAGCGCGATCACCAGGCCCGAAGAGTACCAGAGCAGCTTGCTGAGAGGCAGCGGGCCGGCAGCCAGCTCAACCCCCAGCGCGCGCAGGAGCCAGCCCAGGAAGGCTAGGAAGAAGCCCAGCGAAGCGAGAAACAGCGCAATCCCCGCAAGCGGGTCCATCGTCACACCCCTCAAAGCCATCACGCGGAAGCTAGCAGCCCCAGCGAAGAGCGCCGCGAAAGCAACAGCGAAGCTCAGCACCCGGGAAGCCAGGACAGGGTCCGGAAGGAAAAGCACGAACACCAACGCTAAAGCCGACACAGCAAGCACAGCCACAACGGAAACCACCAGAGCATCCCCCAGCAGCCCTCCCCCCAACCGCGCCACCCCCCAAGGCTCAACCCAACCCAGATTTAAACCCCACAGCCCAGAAGCAGGAAGAGCCGAAGCCCCTACCAGCGCAAGACGAGAGCCCAGCAGCAACGACAACGCCTTTCAACTCATTCTTCGCTGATACAGGCCGGGGAGCTCCCTCCGCAGCCCCTCGGGCCCTAGCCCTTTCAACTCATTCTTCGCTGATACCTGATAAGTGATGAGGCCGAGAAAAATACATTGTTTTTTAACTTTCAACTCATTCTTCGCTGATACATAGGGGGTGATGCCTCTGTAAGAGTGGCGCCACCCTTTGATGTGTGCTCGTGGGAGTCTTTCAACTCATTCTTCGCTGATACACAAAGATTCCCGTTTTTCTTAGAGTGGAAGCGTTCAAGACTTTCAACTCATTCTTCGCTGATACATTTCGCCGAACAAGTACCGTTCCACGCTTTGAAAAACGTCTTTCAACTCATTCTTCGCTGATACGAGGTGAAGATGTACGACACTTACATCTTCATGAGAGCTGTGGCTTTCAACTCATTCTTCGCTGATACGGGTCGAGAATGTTAACTTCCCGACCCCGAGGGCATGGACCTTTCAACTCATTCTTCGCTGATACCGACCTCGCGGGCTTCGCGGAGAAACGCCACGGTGAGGAAGCTTTCAACTCATTCTTCGCTGATACGCCACACCTGTAATGGGCTCAGCAGCAGTATGTTGTTCTTTCAACTCATTCTTCGCTGATACAGGGGGAGCCTGTAGAGCTTGGGGAGGAGCTTGAGAAGGTCGAGGTCCTCGAAGTCTTTCAACTCATTCTTCGCTGATACCCACCCAGCTGCCACAGCCCCAGGGTCAGCTGACTGGCTTTCAACTCATTCTTCGCTGATACTATTTTTTTCTCAATCCCCTTAAACCAGACCAAGATCCTCTTTCAACTCATTCTTCGCTGATACAATCAGCTGCGGCTCTTGTAACCCTCCTTAAAATCCTGCCGCTTTCAACTCATTCTTCGCTGATACAAACCACAAGGTGACCAGGTTCGCTTCGATAAAAGTAATCTTTCAACTCATTCTTCGCTGATACGTACAGGAGCGCGTCCAGGACGGTGGTGGTGAACTCGGACGTCTTTCAACTCATTCTTCGCTGATACATGTTACGTAACGTTATGTAACATTTTGTTATGTAACGCTTTCAACTCATTCTTCGCTGATACGCGAACTCCCTGGGAGTGAAGAGCGCCGCGCTCTCGGCTTTCAACTCATTCTTCGCTGATACGGGCATATACGCATACTACGTAAAACACCTTGAAGAGTTCTTTCAACTCATTCTTCGCTGATACCGAAGCGGTGGCTAGCGGGCGAGTGGACGCTGGAGCAGGCGTACAGGTACATCTACTTTCAACTCATTCTTCGCTGATACCAGGGCATTGAAGGAAGAGGTTCCATACGCAGTCGTTAGCTTTCAACTCATTCTTCGCTGATACGGCGAGCAGCGGGCCCGGGGCTACGCGCTGATGTACGACTCAATCTTTCAACTCATTCTTCGCTGATACCGGGGCTGGGTGGTGTTTTTAGCTGGTTTTGGTTTTATTTATGTTTTTCTCTTCTCTACTTGGGTTTAATGCTAGGGTTTTCCCGCTCTCAATCTCTGCAAGTTTTAGCGACCTAGGTGGGCTGGCTGAGTGATACGCAACGGGAGGAGGCTTCAGGGAAACTGCTGGCCCTCCGCCGAAACCTCTGAAGGAGGAAAGCCCGCTTTTCCCCTACGGCGCCCGGGCGGAGCCGCACACCTTCCCAGGGTTACTCCTCTCCGGAAAATGTAAATAAAAGTATGCACCGTAAAGCCTCTCATTCAAAGAGGTTAAATCGGTAGCCCACATGATAAGTAAAGTTACGGCAAGTGTTGCCGCTAATCCCAAAGGAACCAAGGCACTTCGTCCCTGATCTCTCTGAAGTCCCTCGAGAGCAGGGGCAGCGTCTCCACGAGAAGCAGGAAGGCGGGGAAGGGTAGGAGCTCTGGAGGAGTCTGCGGAGACGCGAAGAGAAGAAAAGATAAGGCCCCGCTCGGGACTAGGAGCTCCGCCCGCGTGGCGTCGTACAGCATCCGCAGCACCGTCGTCCGCGACCGCGCGAAAGCCGCGATCAGAACCAGGATGCAGGCGGCTGCCGAGAAGGGAAGGAGGAGCGCGAGGATCAGGGCAGGCGCCGGGATGAGGGGAGTGCCAGCGGGGAGCAGCGCGAGCAGCCCGACAGCGTTAAACACTAGCGTAGCGGCAGACAGCGCGGCGTGGACTTTACCCCTCCAGCCGCGCACCTGCTCTTTGATAGCGTGAGCTCTCTCCATGAGCTCGGGGTACGCTCGCACCGGGTTAGCGAAAACAGCGTAGAGTGCAGCGTAGGTCAGCGTGGCCGCGCACTTCACGGAGAGACAGGGGTCGCTGGCGGGCCTCTGGCTCTTCACAAGCCGCGAAAGCTGCCTGTACCCTCTCACCTCGACTGCCTCCAGGGGACAGCTGTCGAGGAGCTTCTCGAGCGCGCTGCGCACCCTCCTCTCTACCGAGCTGTGCAGCTCTCCAAAGCTCGGCGGGGGGACGCACCGATCCTGCAGGTAGTGCAGCGCGTAGCCCAGCTCCCTAACCTCCCCGCTTCCAATCCTGCCCCTCAGCACAGCTGCACGCACCTTCACCAGCTTCCCCAGTATCAGGGAGCTAGGAGACGTGTGATGCGGCACTCTAACCTTCCTCGCTTTCAGCTCCTCATCTAGCTCGTAAGCGTACTCCGGCAGCTCGTCGGGAGCTGAGGAGGCAAGTATGAGCGTTTTCACCCGCGCGAGTAGCTGCCTGACCGCTGGCCCGTCCGCGCTGCTCGCAAGTGCTCTCACCGCCAGCTCTGTTAAGCGCTTGTGAACATCACCGTACACGCCCCACCACCGCGAACCAGCAATGAGTAGAAGTTAACGCAGAGCAGACTCGAAAAAAGGACGATAAGGCTCTTCAGCTCCTCCAAGCTTCCAGCGAGCTCTACGCCCACCTTTCCCGTCATCGCGAAACACGATGCTAGAAAGCTAATAATCCTAGTGAAAAAGGCGGCTCCTCCACGGCGTAAGGCTCCTCACCGCAGCAACGGCTATGAAGCATAAACTCATGCTCCCCAGGCGTGAGTACGCGTGGATAACCAAGTATGCACAGCTTTCTATGTTTATTACTACATCCCTCCCTGCTTCAGAAAGGCTGAGCAGCCCTGCTGCTGCCGACACCGCATGGTTGAAGAGAAGGTAAGCGAGCTAGAGCACACTACTGGGGTCACACAAGTTGAAGCGAAACTTTTAGTTCTTCGTTATTTTGAGCGGTAAAGCTTTATCTACTCCTCAGTAGCGAAAGGGCTGAAGAGGCGGGTTGCCTCGGATATCTCGGATATAATCGATTGATTTTGTCATCTTTCACGGCTTTCCGGGGATTCCGGGTACGCAGCTGGGAGAGTGCTTGAGGCGGTACCTGGAGCTGAAGCGGGTTGTCCGCGCGGCTGTAGGAGTTGATCCACGGGGAGGGGCTGGAGGTCTTAGTGCTCCCTAGGGGCTTGCCGGCGAGGAAAGTATTTTTGGCGGTGCTGGGCTTTGAGGCGACGGTGGTGGTCGGCCCGATTGTCCGGAGGGGGCTGCCCTGGAGGGGTGAGACCTGCTCGGTCGCGGCTTCAGCGCGGCACTTGCGGGCTGAGGGTGTTGTGGAGAGCGTGTGGGGCTTCGCGGAGGGGGTTAGCCCGAAGGTTGAGGCTAGAGTGCTCTGGCTCGGTGGGAGAAGCCTGGAGGGGCTGGCCTCCGGGCTTGTCGAGCTGGCCTTCGGCGCTTCCCGGGAGGGGTGCGCGGCGACGCTTCTCGGCAGGCTCCTCCTGAAGCTGCAGAGTGGGGGGAGGTAGGTGCCCGCTTCCATCACTCAAGTCGAGCTGGTGCTGCGTGCTACTGGGGGCGGCTCGCTGCCCTGGTTCTGCGGGAGCGAGAGCCGCGGAGCCTTCCTCTCCGTGGTCTCGCAAGCCGACAGGGAGCTCGCCGAGAGGCTGCACGGCGCCGGTAGGGCGCTCTTCGCGCTGAAGCCGATCCGGTTCTCGTCGGGCTACAGCCTGGTCGGGGGTAGGGGGAGGCCGCCGGTGGAGGCTGGGGTGGTTTTCGAGCCGGGAGCCACGGGCGTCCTGGAGGTGGCGCTGCTCGACGACGAGGTGGCGAGGAGGTTTTTCTCCGAGGTTCTCCCGAGGGCTGCCGGGCTCTCGGTGAAGGGGCTGAGCTTCAAGGTGGAGGGGGTTTCCGCCCGCGTGGTTGACCCGGCCAGCGTGCTGGACCAGGGGGATGGTGGCGCGAGCGCTGTCGACCTGCGCTTCCTGACGCTCACCTACCTGAACCCTCTCCGCGGGGACCAGAAGTACAAGATCCTCTACCCCGACCCC
This region of Thermofilum sp. genomic DNA includes:
- the cas6 gene encoding CRISPR system precrRNA processing endoribonuclease RAMP protein Cas6, with amino-acid sequence MPASITQVELVLRATGGGSLPWFCGSESRGAFLSVVSQADRELAERLHGAGRALFALKPIRFSSGYSLVGGRGRPPVEAGVVFEPGATGVLEVALLDDEVARRFFSEVLPRAAGLSVKGLSFKVEGVSARVVDPASVLDQGDGGASAVDLRFLTLTYLNPLRGDQKYKILYPDPLHLLANLVASAHALTGRGFPKPEELAEHVYISGLDIRTPRVQASKPAPTGFVGWARLTFKKSASPEARKLVTGLLKLGELVNVGGNRTAGYGVVEAKLVRGSGGAE